From Candidatus Krumholzibacteriia bacterium, one genomic window encodes:
- a CDS encoding histidine phosphatase family protein: MGRHESGQHRSHRDGRALFVPVCLGLFAVQTMLFSGCAPAPAARPDAGLRIYLARHGQTDWNAARKLQGQSDTHLDEKGRAQAAQLAEALRGVPLDAAYSSTLSRSRETAEAARGSTPLTALDGLREQALGKFEGLALAGNDSTAVAEYQRRSKDPDDALDGGESTNQFYARVRTTVQTILERHPSGTILIVGHSGTNQMILRVLFELEPAQAASIRQANDEIYLIERAPGGQPRLWKRITAGNLGDL; the protein is encoded by the coding sequence ATGGGACGACACGAATCGGGCCAGCACCGGTCGCATCGAGACGGTCGGGCGCTGTTCGTCCCGGTCTGCCTGGGGCTTTTCGCCGTCCAGACCATGCTGTTCTCGGGATGCGCTCCGGCCCCCGCCGCGCGCCCCGATGCCGGGCTTCGCATCTACCTGGCGCGGCACGGCCAGACCGATTGGAATGCGGCCCGCAAGCTGCAAGGCCAGTCCGACACCCACCTGGACGAGAAGGGTCGGGCGCAGGCAGCGCAGCTGGCCGAAGCGCTCCGTGGTGTGCCGCTCGACGCCGCCTATTCCAGCACCTTGAGCCGCAGCCGGGAAACGGCGGAGGCCGCCCGCGGCAGCACTCCCCTCACCGCCCTCGACGGGCTGCGGGAACAAGCGCTCGGCAAGTTCGAAGGTCTCGCGCTCGCGGGCAACGATTCGACGGCGGTCGCGGAGTACCAGCGCCGGAGCAAGGATCCGGACGACGCACTGGATGGCGGCGAGTCGACGAACCAGTTCTACGCTCGGGTGCGGACCACGGTGCAGACGATCCTGGAGCGCCATCCGTCGGGGACGATCCTCATCGTCGGCCACAGCGGTACGAACCAGATGATCCTCCGTGTCCTTTTCGAACTGGAGCCGGCACAGGCCGCCTCGATCCGCCAGGCCAACGACGAGATCTACCTGATCGAGCGCGCCCCGGGCGGACAGCCCCGGCTGTGGAAGCGCATCACCGCCGGCAATCTCGGCGACCTCTGA